A single genomic interval of Granulicella tundricola MP5ACTX9 harbors:
- a CDS encoding efflux RND transporter periplasmic adaptor subunit, whose product MSEQRKNAAAAVESNKLKHAGTASLILASAGFLAGCTPKPPAAPPPQPMPVTVVTLEPTDVPISGEWVGTLDGYVNATIQPQANGYLIKQDYREGTQVSKGQVLFEIDPRPFQAALDQAKGQLEQAKGQVAQAQAQLGLAQINVNRDTPLAQARAIAQSTLDNDTQQKAQQEAAVKSAQANVSAAEATVENAKLNLGFTQVRSLISGVAGQATLQVGNLVNTQSVLTSVSQLNPIKAYFSISDSEYLALVQRTKAGGGDLLKNASAVPLTLTLSNGEAYAQKGHIAYVDRQINAQTGAIRIAASFPNPGNVLRPGQFGRIKADTQVRHNTLLIPQVAIQELQGLQQAYIAGPDNKAHLVTLKLGPQVGTNWVVEDGVSPGARVITDNLLKLGEGSPVAPHDGPPAAPTSQATSSAGSK is encoded by the coding sequence ATGAGCGAGCAGCGTAAGAACGCCGCAGCAGCAGTCGAGTCCAACAAGTTGAAGCACGCCGGCACCGCCAGTCTAATCCTGGCGAGCGCCGGTTTTCTGGCGGGTTGCACCCCCAAACCTCCGGCCGCGCCGCCACCCCAGCCCATGCCGGTCACGGTGGTCACGCTGGAGCCGACCGACGTCCCGATCTCGGGCGAATGGGTTGGCACGCTGGACGGTTACGTCAATGCGACGATCCAGCCCCAGGCCAACGGCTACCTGATCAAGCAGGACTACCGCGAAGGCACACAGGTCTCCAAGGGCCAGGTCCTGTTTGAGATCGACCCCCGTCCGTTCCAGGCAGCGCTCGACCAGGCCAAGGGCCAGTTGGAGCAGGCCAAGGGACAGGTTGCCCAGGCACAGGCGCAGCTTGGCTTGGCGCAGATCAACGTGAACCGCGATACCCCGCTGGCGCAGGCCCGCGCGATTGCGCAGAGCACCCTCGATAACGACACGCAGCAGAAGGCACAGCAGGAAGCCGCGGTGAAGTCCGCCCAGGCGAACGTGTCCGCGGCAGAAGCAACGGTGGAGAACGCCAAGCTGAACCTGGGCTTCACGCAGGTTCGCTCCCTGATTTCAGGCGTAGCCGGCCAGGCGACGCTGCAGGTCGGCAACTTGGTCAACACGCAGTCCGTGCTGACCTCCGTCTCCCAGCTGAACCCGATCAAGGCATACTTCTCCATCAGTGATAGCGAATACCTCGCGCTGGTGCAGCGCACCAAGGCGGGCGGCGGAGACCTGTTGAAGAACGCGTCTGCCGTACCTCTGACCCTGACGCTTTCAAACGGCGAAGCATACGCCCAGAAAGGTCACATTGCGTACGTCGATCGTCAGATCAACGCGCAGACCGGCGCCATCCGCATCGCAGCCTCGTTCCCGAACCCCGGCAACGTGCTGCGTCCGGGCCAGTTTGGCCGCATCAAGGCGGACACGCAGGTACGCCACAACACGCTGCTGATTCCGCAGGTCGCCATCCAGGAGCTGCAGGGACTTCAGCAGGCGTACATCGCCGGCCCCGACAACAAGGCTCACCTGGTCACCTTGAAGCTGGGTCCGCAGGTTGGGACCAACTGGGTGGTTGAGGACGGCGTCTCGCCCGGCGCAAGGGTCATCACCGACAACCTGCTGAAGCTGGGCGAGGGCAGCCCTGTTGCACCGCATGACGGTCCGCCCGCGGCTCCTACCAGCCAGGCGACCTCGTCCGCCGGGAGTAAGTAA
- a CDS encoding TetR/AcrR family transcriptional regulator, with protein MVDSINIAGQPTASLRKQQRGLVTRQELLRSARAIFARDGFEHARIEDIAANAGRTRGAFYDNFKDKEDVFYAIFEENIDRDLAELAPRLASLPVMEEREAALADYLSGLTMDRERTLLNLEFKLYAIRHPLKRKRLADLHNMMCLRCSIPEINQLFTEPIKRGATARLADSLALGGVVDGLALNHLFNPEKLDEQELIRYVKLCLSETLLGLQDKTVPQKDDLIRSMQQPLPHPASRRDTLESSPQN; from the coding sequence ATGGTTGATTCAATAAATATCGCCGGGCAACCCACTGCAAGCCTGCGCAAGCAGCAGCGTGGCCTGGTCACCCGGCAGGAGTTACTGCGCTCCGCGCGAGCCATCTTCGCACGCGACGGATTCGAGCACGCGCGCATTGAAGACATCGCGGCAAACGCCGGACGAACCCGCGGTGCGTTCTATGACAACTTCAAAGACAAGGAAGACGTTTTTTACGCCATCTTCGAAGAGAATATTGATCGCGACCTCGCGGAGCTTGCCCCTCGGCTCGCGAGTCTGCCCGTTATGGAAGAGCGGGAGGCTGCACTTGCGGACTATCTCAGCGGCCTCACCATGGATCGCGAGCGCACGCTGCTCAACCTGGAGTTCAAGCTCTACGCCATACGCCATCCTCTGAAGCGCAAACGTCTTGCGGACCTACACAACATGATGTGTCTGCGCTGCTCGATTCCGGAGATCAATCAGCTTTTCACGGAGCCAATCAAGCGTGGTGCAACGGCGAGGCTTGCGGATTCGCTCGCGCTTGGCGGCGTTGTTGATGGGCTGGCTCTGAATCACCTCTTCAACCCGGAAAAGCTGGATGAGCAGGAACTGATCCGCTACGTGAAACTCTGCCTGTCGGAGACGCTGCTGGGATTGCAGGATAAAACCGTTCCTCAGAAGGACGACTTGATCCGCAGCATGCAGCAGCCTCTTCCGCACCCCGCCAGCCGCCGGGATACGCTCGAATCCAGTCCGCAGAACTAA